A DNA window from Eretmochelys imbricata isolate rEreImb1 chromosome 3, rEreImb1.hap1, whole genome shotgun sequence contains the following coding sequences:
- the LOC144262419 gene encoding LOW QUALITY PROTEIN: taste receptor type 2 member 2-like (The sequence of the model RefSeq protein was modified relative to this genomic sequence to represent the inferred CDS: substituted 1 base at 1 genomic stop codon), with the protein MFPAIIIGLIILGIEFITGIIENGLMIIVNCTEWIRCRKLTCCDIILTSLGITTFFLQRTIFINNIFFALSSVLNGQCDMWRNFFFLWMYLNTFSLWFATWLSVFYCVKIANFSQPLFLWLKQRIXGLMPQLLMGSLLVSLVTCLPSANVIDRKYIDNSTNNLSGNTRVECRHNSSSGLVILYMLGYSFPFFIFVVSAVLLITSLWRHTSRMEKNTNLSSDTITETHVISVIRGLIAFIFFYISYFVAIVPFLLKVFALSSLYFRWFCVVIMAAYPSGHSVILILGNSKLKRVAMRALNYAKFWLRDEAS; encoded by the coding sequence ATGTTTCCTGCGATTATTATTGGTTTGATCATTTTAGGAATTGAGTTCATTACAGGGATTATAGAAAATGGATTGATGATCATTGTGAATTGCACTGAGTGGATCAGATGCAGAAAACTGACCTGTTGTGACATTATCCTGACTAGCCTGGGCATCACCACATTTTTCCTACAGAGGACAATATTCATTAACAATATCTTCTTTGCATTATCTTCAGTGTTGAATGGACAGTGTGATATGTGGAGAAACTTCTTTTTTCTTTGGATGTATCTAAATACTTTCAGCCTCTGGTTTGCTACCTGGCTCAGTGTCTTCTACTGCGTGAAGATCGCCAACTTCAGCCAACCTCTCTTCCTCTGGCTGAAGCAGAGAATATGAGGGCTAATGCCACAGCTACTCATGGGCTCCTTGCTGGTCTCCTTGGTCACCTGTCTCCCTTCAGCCAATGTCATAGATAGAAAGTACATAGACAATTCAACGAATAATCTGTCAGGAAACACCAGAGTGGAATGTAGACATAATTCATCTTCTGGCCTTGTTATTTTGTACATGCTTGGatattcctttcctttcttcataTTTGTTGTTTCTGCCGTACTGTTAATCACTTCTCTGTGGAGACACACCAGTAGGATGGAGAAAAACACAAACCTCTCCAGTGACACCATTACTGAGACTCATGTAATTAGTGTAATTAGAGGTCTGATTGCTTTCATTTTCTTCTACATTTCTTATTTTGTGGCAATAGtgccatttttattaaaagtatttgCCCTGAGCAGTCTCTATTTCAGATGGTTCTGTGTGGTGATAATGGCTGCTTATCCTTCTGGGCACTCTGTTATCCTGATTCTGGGTAACTCCAAACTGAAGAGGGTAGCAATGAGGGCTTTGAACTATGCAAAGTTCTGGCTGAGAGATGAGGCTTCATAA